In one Nicotiana tomentosiformis chromosome 6, ASM39032v3, whole genome shotgun sequence genomic region, the following are encoded:
- the LOC117273601 gene encoding uncharacterized protein, whose translation MFFDGAVNAKGVGIGAILISPTGQHYPVTARLRLFYTNNTVEYEACIMGMNMAIDMDVEELLIKGDSDLIIRQAQGEWETRDNKLIPYRQHVEDLSKWFKSIEFRYIPRFHNELADALATLAAMLPYPGNVHIDPLEIQIRERHGYCNALEVEPDVQPWYHDIKRFLKTNEYPKQASGDQKRNIRRLASSFFLSGEVLYKRTPNLNLLRCVDAKEAEKIMNEVHSGVCGHHMNGYVLAKKILWAGYYWMTMEKDCFSFVWKCH comes from the coding sequence atgttctttgatggagctgtaaaTGCAAAGGGTGTTGGAATTGGGGCAATTTTGATTTCCCCCACTGGTCAGCACTACCCGGTTACGGCCCGACTTCGGTTATTCTATACGAATAACACTGTtgaatatgaagcttgcatcatgggCATGAACATGGCAATTGACATGGATGTAGAAGAATTATTAATCAAGGGAGATTCCGATTTGATCATTCGGCAAGCCCAAGGCGAATGGGAAACTCGAGATAACAAACTTATCCCATATAGACAACATGTGGAAGATCTCAGTAAATGGTTCAAATCCATTGAATTCAGGTATATTCCTCGATTCCACAATGAGTTAGCCGATGCACTAGCTACCTTAGCTGCAATGTTGCCATATCCGGGCAATGTCCATATTGACCCGTTGGAGATTCAAATTCGAGAAAGACATGGTTATTGCAATGCACTTGAAGTAGAACCAGATGTTCAACCATGGTACCATGATATCAAAAGGTTCTTGAAAACAAATGAATACCCTAAGCAGGCCAGTGGAGACCAAAAGAGAAACATTAGAAGGCTTGCCAGCAGTTTCTTCTTAAGCGGAGAAGTTCTGTACAAAAGAACTCCAAATCTGAATCTTTTGAGGTGTGTAgatgccaaagaagctgaaaAGATCATGAACGAAGTGCATTCAGGAGTATGCGGCCACCACATGAACGGATATGTCCTTGCTAAGAAAATCCTGTGGGCAGGTTAttactggatgaccatggaaaaggaTTGTTTCAGTTTTGTCTGGAAGTGCCATTAG